A single region of the Polymorphum gilvum SL003B-26A1 genome encodes:
- a CDS encoding CAP domain-containing protein yields the protein MSPAPGPATDARPARTRRLLAPLRVLVCCALAAAAAACGALDRGDEIETTVIQAVPVDQDAMLAQLNGYRARSGLPALAHDPRLDAVSADMALLIAEKDSMDTWAHSGFGLARRLDAAGYDHYAGAENLGAGYASLEAAFAGWRGSAGHDRNLLNPHVSRVGIARVARSDGKWRHFWVMTLARPQEDGRPPLARP from the coding sequence ATGAGCCCCGCGCCCGGTCCTGCCACCGACGCCCGGCCCGCCCGGACGCGCCGTCTGCTCGCCCCGCTGCGCGTCCTGGTCTGCTGCGCGCTGGCCGCTGCCGCCGCCGCCTGCGGCGCGCTCGACCGTGGCGACGAGATCGAAACCACCGTGATCCAGGCCGTACCGGTCGACCAGGACGCCATGCTCGCCCAGTTGAACGGCTACCGCGCCCGCAGTGGCCTGCCCGCACTGGCGCACGACCCGCGGCTCGACGCCGTCTCGGCCGACATGGCGTTGCTGATCGCCGAAAAGGACAGCATGGATACCTGGGCTCACAGCGGCTTCGGTCTCGCGCGGCGGCTCGATGCGGCCGGCTACGACCACTATGCCGGCGCGGAGAACCTCGGCGCCGGTTACGCCAGTCTGGAAGCGGCCTTCGCCGGCTGGCGGGGGTCTGCAGGCCACGACCGCAACCTGCTCAATCCGCATGTCAGCCGGGTCGGCATCGCCCGCGTCGCACGCTCGGACGGCAAGTGGCGGCACTTCTGGGTGATGACCCTCGCGCGCCCCCAGGAGGATGGCCGGCCGCCGCTGGCCCGGCCCTGA
- the hpaR gene encoding homoprotocatechuate degradation operon regulator HpaR: MSERGNEVAGGADAGRDGGERDALLPRDTRRSLPIALLRARESVMAHFRPMLARHDVTEQQWRVIRVLAEAGELDASQLAARALILAPSLTRMIRLLERRRLIATRKDTEDGRRTLIRIEPPGLALINEIAPESRRIYAGLEARYGKDQIDRLLEMLDALTRSSGPPDPDSGEA; encoded by the coding sequence ATGAGCGAGCGAGGGAACGAGGTGGCAGGCGGAGCGGACGCCGGCCGGGACGGCGGCGAGCGCGATGCGCTGTTGCCGCGCGACACGCGCCGGTCGCTGCCGATCGCCCTGTTGCGCGCGCGAGAAAGCGTGATGGCACATTTCCGGCCGATGCTCGCCCGCCACGATGTGACCGAGCAGCAGTGGCGGGTAATCCGCGTGCTCGCGGAGGCGGGGGAACTGGACGCCTCGCAGCTTGCCGCCCGCGCGCTGATCCTCGCCCCCAGTCTGACGCGTATGATCCGTCTGCTCGAGCGCCGCCGGCTGATCGCCACCCGCAAGGATACCGAGGACGGGCGGCGCACGCTGATCCGGATCGAGCCGCCGGGCCTGGCGCTGATCAACGAGATCGCGCCCGAAAGCCGACGCATCTACGCCGGCCTTGAGGCGCGCTACGGCAAGGATCAGATAGACCGCCTGCTGGAGATGCTGGACGCGCTGACGCGCAGTTCCGGGCCGCCGGACCCGGATTCAGGTGAGGCGTGA
- a CDS encoding VOC family protein, which translates to MRYLHTMVRVTDIDESLDFYCNKMGMEEVRRMDSEAGRFTLIFLAAPKDKDSGIKTRAPLLELTYNWDPEVYTGGRNFGHLAFEVDNIYDFCAALQEKGVTINRPPRDGNMAFVKSPDNISIELLQKGEPLAPAEPWASMPNTGTW; encoded by the coding sequence ATGAGATACCTGCACACGATGGTCCGCGTCACCGACATCGACGAATCGCTCGACTTCTACTGCAACAAGATGGGCATGGAGGAAGTCCGCCGCATGGACAGCGAGGCCGGCCGCTTCACGCTCATCTTCCTGGCCGCGCCAAAGGACAAGGACAGCGGCATCAAGACGCGCGCGCCGCTGCTCGAACTCACCTACAACTGGGATCCGGAGGTCTACACCGGCGGGCGCAACTTCGGCCACCTCGCCTTCGAGGTCGACAACATCTACGATTTCTGTGCCGCACTGCAGGAAAAGGGCGTCACGATCAACCGCCCGCCGCGCGACGGCAACATGGCCTTCGTGAAGTCGCCCGACAACATTTCCATCGAGCTGCTGCAGAAGGGCGAGCCCCTCGCCCCGGCCGAGCCCTGGGCCTCGATGCCCAACACCGGCACCTGGTAG
- a CDS encoding 5-carboxymethyl-2-hydroxymuconate Delta-isomerase — MPHLTVEYSGNLDGHLDMAAFCRALRQAILDTGLFELGAVRVRALRAEHFAIADLLPENAFVDMSFRVGTGRSEADRKAAGDRIFRVAEDFCAGLLASPHFALSLEIREINSSFSWKRNAMHPRLRDQA, encoded by the coding sequence GTGCCCCATCTGACGGTCGAGTATTCCGGCAATCTCGACGGCCATCTCGACATGGCCGCGTTCTGCCGCGCGTTGCGCCAGGCGATCCTGGATACCGGGCTGTTCGAACTGGGCGCGGTGCGCGTGCGCGCGCTGCGCGCCGAGCATTTCGCGATCGCCGACCTGCTGCCCGAGAACGCCTTCGTCGACATGTCGTTCAGGGTCGGCACCGGTCGCAGCGAGGCGGACCGCAAGGCTGCCGGCGACCGGATCTTCCGGGTCGCCGAAGATTTCTGCGCCGGCCTGCTGGCCAGTCCGCATTTCGCCCTTTCCCTCGAGATCCGGGAGATCAACTCGAGCTTTTCCTGGAAGAGAAACGCCATGCACCCGCGCCTGCGCGATCAGGCATAA
- a CDS encoding ETC complex I subunit: MVARIYRPAKTAMQSGKAKTQRWVLDYEPEIARSVEPLMGYTSSADMKQQIRLYFDSCEDAVAYARRNAIPYRVEPAKERKVRGASYSDNFRFDRSAPWTH, from the coding sequence ATGGTTGCGCGCATCTATCGACCGGCCAAGACGGCCATGCAGTCCGGCAAGGCGAAGACCCAGCGCTGGGTGCTCGACTACGAACCGGAGATCGCCCGTTCGGTGGAGCCCCTGATGGGCTATACCTCGTCGGCCGACATGAAGCAGCAGATCCGGCTCTATTTCGACAGCTGCGAGGATGCGGTGGCCTATGCCCGCCGCAACGCCATCCCCTACCGGGTCGAGCCGGCAAAGGAGCGCAAGGTGCGCGGCGCCTCCTATTCGGACAATTTCCGCTTCGACCGCAGCGCGCCCTGGACGCACTGA
- a CDS encoding SIR2 family NAD-dependent protein deacylase, giving the protein MEIETLDEARTELAALFGPDAGRVVVLTGAGISTESGIPDFRSPGGIWSRMRPIQYRDFVASEADRLEDWRRRFVMLADFERAEPNCAHLALARLACAGLIDTVVTQNIDGLHGRAGLPADRLIELHGNATHARCLDCGAPAELREQEAEAAAGRSPRCRVCDGLLKAAVVSFGQAMPEDETARAFAAAAAADLFVVIGSSLVVHPAADLPLAAARAGAELAIVNRDPTPLDRLASVVIRTPIAETFRALAQAGGT; this is encoded by the coding sequence ATGGAAATCGAAACCCTCGATGAGGCTAGGACCGAGCTCGCGGCGCTGTTCGGGCCGGACGCTGGACGCGTCGTGGTGTTGACCGGCGCCGGCATCTCGACGGAGTCGGGAATTCCGGATTTCCGTTCGCCCGGCGGCATATGGTCCAGGATGCGGCCGATTCAATACCGGGATTTCGTCGCCAGCGAGGCCGACCGGCTGGAGGACTGGCGCCGGCGCTTCGTCATGCTCGCAGACTTCGAGCGCGCCGAGCCGAACTGCGCCCATCTGGCGCTGGCGCGGCTCGCGTGCGCCGGGCTCATCGATACGGTGGTGACGCAGAACATCGATGGGCTGCACGGCCGTGCTGGGCTGCCCGCCGACCGGCTCATCGAACTGCACGGCAACGCTACCCATGCCCGCTGTCTCGACTGCGGCGCGCCGGCCGAGCTGCGGGAGCAGGAGGCAGAGGCCGCCGCCGGCCGCAGCCCCCGTTGTCGGGTCTGTGACGGCCTGCTCAAGGCGGCGGTGGTCAGCTTCGGCCAGGCCATGCCGGAAGACGAAACGGCGCGCGCTTTCGCCGCTGCTGCGGCGGCCGACCTGTTCGTCGTGATCGGCTCGTCCCTGGTCGTGCATCCGGCAGCGGACCTGCCTTTGGCTGCGGCGCGCGCCGGCGCCGAGCTGGCGATCGTCAACCGCGATCCGACGCCGCTCGACCGGCTGGCGAGCGTGGTCATTCGCACCCCGATCGCCGAGACGTTCCGGGCGCTGGCGCAGGCCGGCGGAACGTAA
- a CDS encoding DUF192 domain-containing protein, with protein sequence MPLPSVLAIPFRVLLLVLAVAVASAQASELPRERLSVETASGPHRFEVEVAADSASRARGLMDRREMAADAGMLFVFEDTGEKHFWMKNTYLSLDMIFIGADGRIVHIAENTVPLSEKVVGSNGPARYVLEVLAGTSARLGFAPGDRVVASSIRVMP encoded by the coding sequence ATGCCTCTGCCTTCCGTCCTCGCGATCCCTTTCCGCGTCCTTCTGCTCGTCCTTGCCGTCGCCGTCGCGTCCGCGCAGGCGTCGGAGTTGCCGCGCGAGCGGCTGAGCGTGGAGACGGCGTCCGGCCCGCATCGCTTCGAGGTCGAGGTGGCCGCCGACAGCGCGTCGCGCGCCCGCGGCCTGATGGACCGGCGCGAGATGGCGGCCGATGCCGGCATGCTGTTCGTGTTCGAGGACACGGGCGAGAAGCATTTCTGGATGAAGAACACCTATCTCTCGCTCGACATGATCTTCATCGGCGCGGACGGCCGCATCGTCCACATCGCCGAGAACACCGTACCGCTGTCGGAGAAGGTGGTCGGCTCGAACGGGCCGGCGCGCTACGTGCTGGAGGTGCTGGCCGGCACCTCGGCGCGCCTGGGCTTTGCGCCCGGGGACCGGGTCGTCGCGTCGAGCATTCGCGTTATGCCATGA
- a CDS encoding hemolysin family protein: MLLEIAIVIGLTLINGLLAMSELAVVSARPARLKAAADRGSRGTEVAVRLAGEPGRFLSTVQIGITLVGVLSGAFSGATLGIRLSHVLQAQGLGQTLADGLGVGLVVVVITYLSLIVGELVPKQIALRNAEAMAARVAPAMLFISRVAAPLVWFLDVSGKLVLGLLGQRGEAGERVTEEEVRTIIAEAKSAGVLETAEHDMISGVMRFADRTARALMTPRREVEILDLSESMDAMRAQIRQCRRARLPARDGEADDIIGAVLVRDLIEAFAREEAPDLRAFVRPAPVVIDTAKALDVLKRLRESTLHMAIVFDEYGHFEGIVTSGDILESITGEFQDEDDTDEPAFVRRAEGSYLVAGWMPIDEAGDMLGLPVDKDPAYETMAGLVLSELNRLPETGEVFDYRGWRIEVIDLDGRRIDKLLVSRLPPSPS, from the coding sequence ATGCTCCTCGAGATTGCCATCGTCATTGGCCTGACGCTCATCAACGGCCTGCTGGCCATGTCGGAACTGGCCGTCGTCTCGGCCCGTCCGGCGCGCCTGAAGGCCGCGGCCGACCGGGGATCGCGGGGAACGGAGGTCGCCGTGCGCCTTGCCGGCGAACCGGGACGGTTCCTGTCCACCGTGCAGATCGGCATCACGCTCGTCGGGGTTCTGTCGGGGGCCTTCTCCGGCGCGACCCTTGGAATCCGCCTGTCGCATGTCCTGCAGGCCCAGGGCCTTGGCCAGACGCTCGCCGACGGTCTCGGCGTCGGCCTGGTCGTCGTTGTCATCACGTATCTGTCGCTGATCGTCGGCGAATTGGTCCCGAAACAGATCGCGCTGCGCAACGCCGAGGCGATGGCAGCGCGTGTTGCACCGGCCATGCTGTTCATCTCCCGGGTCGCCGCTCCGCTGGTCTGGTTCCTGGACGTGTCCGGCAAGCTCGTGCTGGGACTGCTCGGACAAAGGGGCGAAGCCGGGGAGCGGGTTACCGAGGAGGAGGTCCGGACCATCATCGCCGAGGCGAAGAGCGCCGGCGTTCTGGAAACCGCCGAGCACGACATGATCTCCGGGGTGATGCGCTTCGCCGACCGCACGGCCCGCGCGCTGATGACGCCGCGCCGGGAGGTGGAGATCCTCGACCTGTCGGAGTCCATGGACGCGATGCGGGCGCAGATCCGGCAATGCAGGCGCGCCCGCCTGCCGGCTCGCGACGGTGAAGCGGACGACATCATCGGTGCCGTCCTCGTCCGGGACCTGATCGAAGCCTTCGCACGCGAGGAGGCTCCCGACTTGAGGGCATTCGTTCGTCCGGCCCCGGTCGTGATTGACACCGCCAAGGCACTCGATGTGCTCAAGCGCCTGCGCGAATCCACTTTGCACATGGCGATCGTCTTCGACGAGTACGGCCATTTCGAGGGGATCGTCACCTCGGGGGACATCCTGGAATCGATCACCGGAGAATTCCAGGACGAGGACGACACCGACGAACCGGCCTTCGTCCGCCGGGCAGAAGGATCGTATCTCGTCGCCGGCTGGATGCCGATCGACGAGGCGGGCGACATGCTCGGACTTCCAGTGGACAAGGACCCTGCCTATGAAACCATGGCCGGTCTGGTCCTGAGCGAACTCAATCGCTTGCCCGAAACGGGAGAGGTGTTCGACTATCGTGGCTGGCGCATCGAGGTGATCGACCTCGACGGGCGGCGCATCGACAAGCTGCTGGTCAGCCGGTTGCCTCCGTCTCCATCCTGA
- the hpaE gene encoding 5-carboxymethyl-2-hydroxymuconate semialdehyde dehydrogenase yields MTQFTDNLARAEAYLERFRRDGVLNHIAGEAVPAASGKTFDSLSPIDRKPLARVAQGGAEDVDRAARAAKAAFRDWAAMPGAERRKLLHKIADAIVARAEEIAFVECMDTGQALRFMSKAALRGAENFRFFADKAPEARDGRALRAPNQMNITGRTPIGPVGVITPWNTPFMLSTWKIAPALAAGCTVVHKPAEFSPLTARLLVEIAEEAGLPKGVWNLVNGFGEDAGKTLTEHPDIKAIAFVGESRTGSMIMAQGAPTLKRIHFELGGKNPVVVFADADLERAADAAVFMIYSLNGERCTSSSRLLVEASIYDDFTARVAEKAARIRVGHPLDPDTVVGPLIHPVHEKKVLSYFDIARQDGATIAAGGEKLGGDLAEGCYVAPTLFTNATQTMRIAREEIFGPVLTAIPFADEAEALAIANDVDYGLTGYVWTSDVTRAFRFSEGLEAGMIWVNSENVRHLPTPFGGMKASGVGRDGGDWSFEFYMETKNIAFATAPHTIPRLGG; encoded by the coding sequence ATGACCCAGTTTACCGACAACCTCGCCAGGGCCGAGGCCTATCTGGAGCGATTCCGCAGGGACGGAGTCCTGAACCACATTGCCGGCGAGGCCGTGCCGGCCGCTTCGGGCAAGACTTTCGACAGCCTGTCTCCGATCGACCGCAAGCCGCTCGCCCGGGTCGCCCAGGGCGGCGCCGAGGACGTCGACCGCGCCGCCAGGGCGGCCAAGGCCGCGTTCAGGGACTGGGCGGCCATGCCCGGCGCCGAACGGCGCAAGCTGCTGCACAAGATCGCCGACGCCATCGTCGCCCGCGCAGAGGAGATCGCCTTCGTCGAATGCATGGACACGGGTCAGGCGCTGCGCTTCATGTCCAAGGCTGCCCTGCGCGGCGCCGAGAATTTCCGCTTCTTCGCCGACAAGGCGCCGGAGGCGCGCGACGGCCGGGCCCTGCGCGCGCCCAACCAGATGAACATCACCGGCCGCACCCCGATCGGCCCGGTCGGCGTCATCACGCCGTGGAACACGCCGTTCATGCTGTCGACCTGGAAGATCGCGCCGGCGCTCGCCGCCGGCTGCACGGTCGTGCACAAGCCGGCGGAATTCTCGCCGCTGACCGCCCGCCTGCTGGTCGAGATCGCCGAGGAGGCCGGCCTGCCGAAGGGCGTTTGGAACCTCGTCAACGGCTTCGGCGAGGACGCCGGCAAGACGCTGACCGAACACCCCGACATCAAGGCGATCGCCTTCGTCGGCGAGAGCCGCACCGGTTCGATGATCATGGCCCAGGGTGCGCCGACGCTGAAGCGTATCCATTTCGAACTCGGCGGCAAGAACCCGGTCGTCGTCTTCGCCGATGCCGATCTGGAGCGGGCCGCCGATGCCGCCGTCTTCATGATCTATTCGCTCAACGGCGAGCGCTGCACGTCGTCCTCGCGCCTGCTGGTCGAGGCGTCGATCTATGACGACTTCACCGCCAGGGTCGCCGAGAAGGCCGCCCGCATCAGGGTCGGCCATCCGCTCGATCCGGACACGGTCGTCGGTCCGCTGATCCACCCGGTGCACGAGAAGAAGGTGCTGTCCTATTTCGACATCGCCCGCCAGGACGGCGCCACCATCGCGGCCGGCGGCGAGAAGCTCGGCGGTGACCTCGCCGAGGGCTGCTATGTCGCCCCGACCCTGTTCACCAACGCCACCCAGACGATGCGCATCGCCCGCGAGGAGATCTTTGGGCCGGTCCTCACCGCCATCCCCTTCGCCGACGAGGCGGAGGCGCTGGCGATCGCCAACGACGTCGACTACGGCCTGACCGGCTACGTCTGGACATCCGACGTCACCCGCGCCTTCCGCTTCTCGGAGGGCCTGGAGGCGGGCATGATCTGGGTGAACTCGGAGAACGTGCGCCACCTGCCGACCCCCTTCGGCGGCATGAAGGCCTCCGGCGTCGGCCGCGACGGCGGCGACTGGTCGTTCGAATTCTACATGGAAACCAAGAATATCGCCTTCGCGACCGCACCCCACACGATCCCCAGGCTGGGCGGCTGA
- a CDS encoding BTAD domain-containing putative transcriptional regulator, producing MGDRLYFQTLGQPRLIRADGTPVALKTRKALALLGYLVRRPGQTETRGELGALLWSDADRAKAAVSLRQALRHIRRAEDEIGMRLVEASPTSLSLRPDTMTTDLEALSRGLGDADPATIRAAARLWEGDFLYGFDALDPVFAEWLSVEQDRVRSDLGDWAIRILEDLGSRAGIDQREALARFLLALDPTHEFAHKTLIRLYIDQGLKERALRQYRDCVRELKAHLDIEPSAEIRQLVENDGAGAAVRAPTRASEALMGSAEVDLPSLRRDIVLPVISIANLTYGKDYDYRAHSLRDEVIAGLSAYRCFELYEAAYWGDDETPAPTRVEGGELGSFILRFRKDRMINRIYVQLENRSSGQIAFNEVVDLETIRDADDRAEAVFRTVSRVHSHIIGRLRQRPGRTPFARWCQAEALIWEFNRQADEKAFSILSELEESFSSFSLIYAGKASITLKQLRFYPTAGVEAIDLRGVLAQAEKAVLLDPWQVINHRMFGWLSLQCGHHDDARRAFDQALKLNPLDPMNVMSAAEAMAYLGDVRAARSHAERAFRLLNTVPRILYDYLANIQFAAGDYDQCVTFLERAPIDSMPSLVTRVAALTCTNRPEEAEFALSRLLARFEQQFGSRPQYASGEIQAWLKRVNLFSHPEAHRSFQNAFDVISNTLHGRYP from the coding sequence ATGGGGGACAGGCTTTACTTCCAGACTTTGGGGCAACCGCGGCTGATCCGAGCGGACGGTACGCCGGTCGCGCTGAAGACGCGCAAGGCGCTGGCCCTGCTCGGCTATCTTGTGCGCCGACCGGGCCAGACGGAAACGCGCGGTGAACTCGGCGCGCTGCTGTGGAGCGACGCCGATCGGGCCAAGGCGGCGGTCTCCCTGCGCCAGGCCCTGCGCCACATCCGCCGGGCGGAGGACGAAATCGGCATGCGGCTGGTCGAGGCGTCGCCGACCAGCCTTTCGCTGCGTCCCGACACCATGACGACCGACCTCGAGGCGCTGTCGCGCGGACTCGGTGACGCCGATCCGGCGACGATCCGTGCCGCGGCGCGGTTGTGGGAAGGCGATTTCCTGTACGGATTCGATGCGCTCGACCCGGTCTTCGCCGAGTGGCTGTCCGTCGAACAGGATCGCGTCCGATCCGATCTCGGCGACTGGGCGATCCGTATCCTGGAGGATCTCGGGTCGCGGGCCGGCATCGACCAGCGCGAGGCCCTGGCCCGCTTCCTGCTGGCGCTGGATCCGACCCACGAGTTCGCTCACAAGACCCTTATCCGCCTGTATATCGACCAGGGGTTGAAGGAACGCGCGCTGCGCCAGTACCGGGACTGCGTACGCGAGCTCAAGGCGCATCTCGACATAGAGCCGAGCGCGGAAATCCGCCAGCTGGTCGAGAACGACGGGGCCGGCGCCGCGGTCCGTGCGCCGACGCGCGCCTCCGAGGCGCTGATGGGATCGGCGGAGGTCGACCTGCCCAGCCTGCGGCGCGACATCGTCCTGCCGGTGATCTCGATCGCTAATTTGACCTACGGCAAGGACTACGACTACCGCGCCCATTCGCTGCGCGACGAGGTCATCGCGGGCTTGTCCGCCTACCGGTGCTTCGAGCTCTACGAGGCGGCTTACTGGGGCGACGACGAAACGCCGGCGCCGACCCGCGTCGAGGGCGGCGAGCTCGGCAGCTTCATCCTGCGCTTCCGCAAGGACCGGATGATCAACCGCATCTACGTTCAGCTCGAAAACCGCTCGTCCGGCCAGATCGCCTTCAACGAGGTCGTCGATCTGGAAACGATCCGCGATGCGGACGATCGCGCGGAGGCGGTGTTCCGGACCGTCAGTCGGGTGCATTCGCATATCATCGGACGGTTGCGCCAGCGCCCCGGCCGGACGCCGTTCGCGCGCTGGTGCCAGGCCGAGGCGCTGATCTGGGAGTTCAACCGCCAGGCGGACGAGAAGGCGTTCTCGATCCTCAGCGAACTGGAGGAGAGCTTTTCCAGCTTCAGTCTGATCTATGCCGGCAAGGCGTCGATCACCCTCAAGCAGCTGCGTTTCTATCCGACCGCCGGCGTCGAGGCGATCGACCTGCGCGGTGTGCTGGCGCAGGCGGAGAAGGCCGTTCTGCTCGACCCCTGGCAGGTCATCAACCATCGCATGTTCGGCTGGTTGTCGCTGCAGTGCGGACATCATGACGACGCCCGGCGGGCTTTCGACCAGGCGCTCAAGCTCAATCCGCTGGATCCGATGAACGTCATGTCCGCCGCCGAGGCGATGGCCTATCTCGGCGACGTCCGCGCGGCGCGCAGCCACGCCGAGCGGGCCTTCCGCCTGCTCAACACGGTGCCTCGCATCCTCTACGACTATCTGGCCAACATCCAGTTCGCTGCCGGGGACTACGACCAGTGCGTCACCTTCCTCGAACGGGCGCCGATCGACAGCATGCCGAGCCTCGTGACGCGTGTCGCTGCTCTGACCTGCACCAACCGGCCCGAGGAGGCGGAGTTCGCCCTGTCCCGCCTGCTGGCGCGTTTCGAACAGCAGTTCGGGTCGCGACCGCAGTACGCGTCCGGCGAGATCCAGGCCTGGCTCAAGCGCGTGAACCTGTTCAGCCACCCGGAGGCGCATCGCAGTTTCCAGAACGCCTTTGACGTGATCTCGAACACGTTGCATGGCCGCTATCCGTGA
- a CDS encoding YcaO-like family protein, with product MAKAVALLCRWGLAETSGGRIVPAPGVDAPALAPFVPLLDRFRAHLVEVQLSDCPLHFFAGFAEAAPAGGGAGERIVTGGQGMDRARAALACLGEMAERLSLLSRGTADTLVFDGAFRALPDLPAGAFLRFSARQEAELCGRFPVLAAVAGQGRIDWNALSPRRIELCSLSGGRRAMTPALGILLGEQRTFGLDALGLASTSGAAVWTDAAEATRRAVLELAERDAAGAWWYNRLGISAIPGPLAEGMLPNICAAFLRERPRITRFLALPTDLDVHVLAAIAHDANGRAGALGVAAAASAPRALLSAVTEMLQCELSLDLSARALARSGASGQPLPPMLAYSGTTDIRADLRLDAAPRADLAALERDFGPGALEEGLAAKGIEVWLADCSRADIGLSCVKAVSAQLCDWRARFAPGRLYDLPVALGLREAPGEEGDFALRPFPF from the coding sequence GTGGCTAAGGCGGTCGCCCTCCTGTGCCGGTGGGGGCTGGCCGAGACAAGCGGCGGGCGGATCGTGCCTGCGCCGGGCGTCGATGCGCCGGCACTGGCACCCTTCGTGCCGCTGCTCGACCGCTTTCGCGCACATCTGGTCGAGGTGCAACTCTCCGACTGTCCGCTGCATTTCTTCGCCGGCTTCGCCGAGGCGGCGCCGGCGGGCGGCGGCGCTGGCGAACGGATCGTCACCGGCGGGCAGGGCATGGACCGGGCCCGGGCGGCGCTGGCCTGCCTTGGCGAGATGGCCGAGCGTCTCAGCCTGTTGTCGCGGGGGACGGCGGACACGCTCGTCTTCGACGGGGCGTTCAGGGCCCTGCCGGACCTGCCGGCCGGGGCGTTCCTGCGCTTCAGCGCCAGGCAGGAGGCGGAGCTGTGCGGCCGGTTTCCCGTTCTTGCGGCTGTGGCCGGACAGGGGCGTATCGACTGGAACGCGCTGTCGCCGCGCCGGATCGAACTGTGCAGCCTCTCCGGCGGTCGCCGTGCCATGACGCCGGCGCTCGGGATCCTGCTCGGCGAGCAGCGCACGTTCGGGTTGGACGCTCTCGGGCTTGCCTCGACCAGCGGGGCGGCGGTGTGGACGGATGCGGCGGAGGCCACCCGCCGGGCGGTTCTGGAACTGGCCGAACGCGACGCGGCCGGGGCCTGGTGGTACAACCGCCTGGGGATAAGTGCGATTCCCGGGCCGCTGGCCGAGGGTATGCTGCCGAATATTTGTGCAGCCTTCCTGCGCGAGCGTCCGCGCATCACCCGCTTCCTTGCGCTTCCCACCGATCTTGACGTGCATGTCCTGGCTGCGATCGCGCATGACGCGAACGGTCGTGCCGGGGCGCTTGGCGTCGCCGCTGCGGCGTCGGCGCCGCGGGCGCTGTTGTCTGCCGTTACGGAAATGCTCCAGTGCGAGCTGTCGCTCGACCTGTCGGCGCGGGCGTTGGCGCGCAGCGGAGCGAGCGGCCAGCCGCTTCCGCCGATGCTGGCCTATTCGGGCACGACCGACATCCGCGCCGACCTGCGCCTCGACGCCGCGCCGCGGGCCGACCTCGCGGCGCTGGAGCGGGACTTCGGTCCGGGCGCCCTGGAGGAGGGCCTGGCGGCGAAGGGGATCGAGGTCTGGCTGGCTGACTGCAGCCGCGCCGACATCGGGCTGTCCTGCGTCAAGGCGGTCAGCGCGCAGCTGTGCGACTGGCGGGCGCGCTTCGCGCCCGGGCGCCTCTACGACCTGCCGGTCGCGCTCGGCCTGCGCGAGGCCCCGGGCGAGGAGGGCGATTTCGCGCTGCGCCCGTTCCCCTTCTAG
- a CDS encoding cold-shock protein, whose translation MGGKTAQDPRTIEAMADDVAVDLIEIAGTIKWFDIAKGYGFIVPDNGLPDILLHVTCLRRDGFQTAYEGARVVCEVLDKPRGLQAFRILSMDESTAVHPSQLPPSRTHVQVVAEGGFEKATVKWFNRVKGFGFLTQGEGTEDIFIHMETLRRFGITELRPGQDVLVRFGTGPKGRMAAEIRPAGTGAHIPSSH comes from the coding sequence ATGGGGGGAAAGACCGCTCAGGATCCCCGCACGATCGAGGCGATGGCCGACGATGTCGCCGTCGACCTGATCGAGATCGCGGGAACCATCAAATGGTTTGACATAGCGAAAGGCTACGGCTTCATCGTTCCAGACAACGGCCTGCCGGACATCCTCCTGCATGTCACCTGCCTGCGCAGGGACGGTTTCCAGACCGCCTACGAGGGCGCCCGGGTGGTCTGCGAGGTGCTCGACAAGCCGCGCGGCCTGCAGGCGTTCCGCATCCTGTCGATGGACGAATCGACCGCCGTGCATCCCTCCCAGCTGCCGCCGTCGCGCACCCATGTGCAGGTCGTGGCGGAAGGTGGCTTCGAGAAGGCCACGGTGAAATGGTTCAACCGGGTCAAGGGCTTCGGCTTCCTGACCCAGGGCGAGGGCACCGAGGACATCTTCATCCACATGGAGACGCTGCGCCGCTTCGGCATTACCGAGCTCCGGCCGGGGCAGGACGTGCTGGTGCGCTTCGGAACCGGACCCAAGGGCCGCATGGCCGCCGAGATCCGCCCTGCGGGGACCGGCGCGCACATTCCGTCCTCGCATTGA